The proteins below come from a single Fibrobacterota bacterium genomic window:
- a CDS encoding glycerol-3-phosphate acyltransferase — MLNGFTSALLFAPYALCAYAVGCFSSGYYLVRWRLGTDIRGRHSGSTGARNVGRELGRAGFGLVFAVDALKGAGVIWIARALGLRPDWIPILAACVVTGHVWPAQLGFRGGKGLVTALGAMIGLDWRFLPTGLLLYFAPLILGARHRAARLLSGVLPMAVMPFLPFPRWGIAQVTSLALASALVLWAHRSHALPIKTRSEDALAG, encoded by the coding sequence ATGCTAAACGGGTTCACTTCCGCGCTTCTCTTCGCCCCCTACGCCCTTTGCGCCTATGCCGTCGGCTGCTTCAGCTCCGGGTATTACCTGGTCCGATGGCGTCTGGGAACGGATATCCGCGGCCGCCATAGCGGATCGACCGGAGCCCGCAACGTGGGACGGGAATTGGGCCGCGCGGGTTTCGGCTTGGTCTTCGCCGTCGATGCGCTGAAAGGCGCCGGCGTGATCTGGATCGCACGCGCGCTCGGCCTAAGACCGGACTGGATCCCGATCCTGGCCGCCTGCGTGGTCACCGGCCACGTCTGGCCGGCGCAGTTGGGATTCCGCGGGGGCAAGGGGCTGGTCACCGCCTTGGGCGCGATGATCGGCCTGGATTGGCGCTTCCTGCCCACCGGATTGCTGCTTTACTTCGCGCCCTTGATCTTGGGCGCTCGCCATCGCGCCGCCCGCCTGCTTTCGGGAGTGCTACCCATGGCGGTGATGCCTTTCCTCCCTTTTCCGCGCTGGGGTATCGCCCAGGTTACCTCCCTGGCCTTGGCCTCGGCCTTGGTGCTCTGGGCGCACCGCTCCCATGCCCTTCCCATCAAAACCCGGAGTGAAGATGCCCTTGCAGGTTAA
- a CDS encoding histidine phosphatase family protein — protein MRIGLVRHFRIPHNRFQLMDGPGFDAWAHWYDTTEVTPRPLPPLGDEWDHCLSSDLHRAHFTARTLYKGGIETTPLLREVPFSTFLPRGLNLPLFMWQATSRMGWYVYHAAQRENRRQTQERIAAFVARLKRDFAGRNVLIVTHGFFMQYLEKDLRLAGFKGTVPMRPVGGTIYLFED, from the coding sequence ATGCGTATCGGCTTGGTGCGACATTTCCGGATCCCGCATAACCGTTTCCAACTGATGGACGGGCCCGGCTTCGACGCCTGGGCGCATTGGTACGATACCACCGAGGTTACCCCTCGCCCCCTGCCGCCCTTGGGGGATGAATGGGATCATTGCCTTTCCAGCGATCTGCATCGGGCCCACTTCACGGCGCGCACCCTGTATAAAGGTGGCATCGAGACCACGCCCCTGCTCCGCGAAGTCCCTTTCTCGACATTCCTGCCCCGGGGACTCAACTTGCCGCTGTTCATGTGGCAGGCCACCAGCCGGATGGGGTGGTATGTGTACCATGCCGCGCAGCGGGAGAACCGTCGCCAGACCCAGGAACGCATCGCCGCCTTCGTCGCCCGGCTGAAACGGGATTTCGCCGGGCGCAACGTGCTGATCGTGACCCATGGTTTCTTCATGCAATACCTGGAAAAGGATTTGCGCCTCGCCGGCTTCAAAGGCACGGTTCCCATGAGACCCGTCGGCGGCACGATATACCTTTTTGAGGACTGA
- a CDS encoding radical SAM protein: protein MATELSTNGPGFTSWYDANFPFLSGQGLWLRGGEWNTLPASQWETRPLRVLIARMSTYLDTSESFTHPLLYQALADLPQVFPDLAYLPPPKDCELMTRDGVPWLLGTQTKRGPSDFDVLALSNAIVQELVNLPALMERSGLALPPAERLARHDLPLILIGGANSLHTSLLDHSDSPVDGIFTGEQIEDIQDLMVICAQGKRLGWSKEAVLEKLLSVPGFARPGQDRRTRKRNNETLDLRKVAAARPMIYKTEGLGQEPVAISRGCPAFCSFCAESFDTKPYRENPVDAVVRGALKLKRDMGLEGIDLFSFNFNFYQDLYPLLEELSKRFSAIGLKSQRFDMIARDPAILDYLRAVGKGSLTFGMEGISARLRRYLQKGLDEPDLWKALGAVLRRPLRELKVFMILTGVEEEEDFLEFEAFVKGLPAIMRNGGHRPRVVFSATPLVRFPWTPLEFAPAYLPEAYARSARRIGHVARMGGFEYRGAADEAENYVSQVLVRADRPAYWAALKVATSETGFRYYREMDMEFMESLRSRLADAGVDDEQALGGFDLAASKAKPWTRWETGVRREFLHVQYKRARRYVDPGYCLGTKEEEAACLACSACESKEEIALLTDLRREHEADADGFDARRKLIRQSADAIALGVRFTAKVQGLPRKYPALILASCLMRADQELVPHFWRFREAWAPDAKEACPVAGDDGVVLEWLPAGLEILRARLADPDFLFEVNAFFAEWGELRGEISASFAPVEEAREWDYSFLSPFPPDFDRYCKSKGLRQTLRKEGGRRICELSKDSLKKRIVKGMEAEEDGNGRWIVRVRGAAKFAPVDFLRDGFRLPAPEEWARIGAFARWLPAIPLPADAIAASRGQSLAIL, encoded by the coding sequence ATGGCAACCGAACTCTCAACTAATGGACCGGGCTTTACCTCCTGGTACGACGCCAATTTCCCCTTCCTGAGCGGGCAAGGCTTATGGCTGCGGGGCGGCGAATGGAATACCCTGCCGGCTTCGCAATGGGAAACCCGCCCGTTACGGGTTCTCATCGCGCGCATGTCCACCTATCTGGACACTTCCGAGTCCTTCACGCATCCATTACTCTATCAGGCCCTGGCCGATCTTCCGCAGGTTTTCCCGGATCTGGCGTATCTACCGCCTCCCAAGGATTGCGAACTGATGACCCGGGACGGCGTCCCTTGGCTGTTGGGGACCCAGACCAAACGCGGGCCGTCCGATTTCGACGTACTCGCATTGAGTAATGCCATCGTGCAGGAACTGGTCAACCTGCCGGCCTTGATGGAGCGGAGCGGCCTGGCGTTGCCTCCCGCCGAACGCTTAGCGCGGCACGACCTTCCCTTGATCCTGATCGGCGGGGCCAATTCGCTGCATACTTCCTTGCTTGATCATTCCGATTCCCCCGTGGACGGGATCTTCACCGGGGAACAGATCGAGGACATCCAGGATTTGATGGTCATCTGCGCCCAGGGCAAGCGCTTGGGCTGGTCCAAGGAGGCGGTGCTCGAAAAGCTGCTTTCGGTGCCCGGCTTCGCGCGCCCGGGCCAGGATCGGCGCACGCGCAAACGAAATAACGAGACCTTGGACCTGCGCAAGGTGGCGGCGGCCCGGCCGATGATCTATAAGACCGAAGGCCTGGGCCAAGAGCCCGTGGCGATCAGCCGGGGGTGCCCGGCCTTCTGTTCCTTCTGCGCCGAAAGCTTCGATACCAAGCCCTACCGGGAAAATCCCGTGGACGCGGTGGTTCGGGGCGCGCTGAAGCTGAAGCGGGACATGGGCCTGGAAGGCATCGATCTCTTCAGCTTCAATTTCAACTTCTACCAGGATCTCTATCCGCTCCTGGAGGAGCTGTCCAAGCGCTTCAGCGCCATCGGCCTCAAGAGCCAACGCTTCGATATGATCGCGCGCGACCCGGCCATCCTCGACTACTTGCGCGCGGTGGGGAAGGGGAGCCTCACCTTCGGCATGGAAGGCATATCCGCGCGCCTGCGGCGTTACTTGCAGAAGGGACTGGATGAGCCCGATCTTTGGAAGGCGCTGGGAGCGGTGCTACGGCGCCCTCTGCGGGAGCTGAAGGTGTTCATGATCCTCACCGGCGTCGAGGAGGAGGAGGATTTCCTCGAGTTCGAGGCCTTCGTCAAAGGTTTGCCGGCCATCATGCGCAACGGCGGGCATCGCCCGCGCGTCGTCTTCAGCGCCACGCCCCTGGTCCGCTTCCCGTGGACGCCCCTCGAGTTCGCGCCCGCCTATCTCCCCGAAGCCTACGCGCGTTCGGCCCGTCGCATCGGGCATGTCGCGCGCATGGGCGGTTTTGAATACCGCGGCGCCGCCGACGAGGCCGAGAACTACGTCTCCCAGGTTCTGGTACGCGCCGATCGCCCGGCCTATTGGGCCGCCCTCAAGGTCGCCACTTCCGAAACCGGATTCCGCTATTACCGCGAGATGGACATGGAATTCATGGAATCCCTGCGCTCCCGTCTCGCCGACGCCGGCGTGGATGATGAACAGGCCTTGGGAGGTTTCGACCTGGCCGCCAGCAAGGCCAAGCCCTGGACCCGCTGGGAGACGGGCGTGCGGCGCGAATTCCTGCACGTCCAATACAAGCGCGCGCGCCGTTATGTCGATCCCGGTTATTGCCTGGGCACCAAGGAAGAAGAAGCCGCCTGCCTGGCCTGCTCCGCCTGCGAGAGCAAGGAAGAGATCGCCCTTCTCACCGATTTGCGCCGCGAGCATGAGGCGGACGCCGACGGTTTCGATGCGCGCCGGAAATTGATCCGGCAAAGCGCGGACGCCATCGCCCTGGGCGTTCGCTTCACCGCCAAGGTGCAAGGTTTGCCCCGGAAGTATCCCGCTTTGATCCTGGCGAGTTGCCTGATGCGCGCCGATCAGGAACTGGTGCCGCATTTCTGGCGCTTCCGCGAGGCCTGGGCCCCGGATGCGAAGGAAGCCTGTCCCGTAGCCGGGGACGACGGCGTGGTGCTGGAATGGCTGCCCGCGGGCCTGGAAATCCTGCGTGCCCGCCTGGCGGATCCCGATTTCCTTTTCGAGGTCAACGCCTTCTTCGCGGAATGGGGCGAACTGCGCGGCGAGATTTCGGCTTCTTTCGCCCCCGTCGAAGAAGCGCGCGAATGGGACTACTCTTTCCTATCGCCCTTCCCGCCGGATTTCGATCGCTATTGCAAGTCGAAGGGGCTTCGTCAGACCTTGCGGAAAGAAGGCGGCCGGCGCATCTGCGAGCTCAGCAAGGATTCCCTCAAGAAGCGGATCGTGAAAGGCATGGAAGCCGAGGAGGACGGGAACGGCCGTTGGATCGTGCGCGTGCGCGGGGCCGCCAAGTTCGCGCCCGTCGATTTCCTGCGGGACGGTTTTCGTTTGCCTGCCCCGGAGGAATGGGCCCGTATCGGCGCCTTCGCCCGATGGCTTCCCGCCATCCCATTGCCGGCGGACGCGATCGCGGCCTCCCGCGGCCAAAGCCTAGCGATTCTATAA
- a CDS encoding N-acetylmuramidase: MADFEPAVTKTIRREGGDTLTDDPDDPGGLTRYGISKRAHPEVDPRNLSLESAKEIYRKEYWIPCQGDAIKSQLLAELVFDSAVNMGVNQAIRLTQIAAGIDADGVLGNGTMQAINEADPATFAAAFTLAKIARYLALVKKNRKLEKYFYGWVRRTLEVG; the protein is encoded by the coding sequence ATGGCCGATTTCGAGCCTGCCGTCACCAAGACCATCCGCCGCGAAGGCGGGGACACGCTGACCGATGATCCGGATGATCCGGGAGGATTGACCCGCTACGGGATCAGCAAGCGCGCCCATCCCGAGGTGGATCCGCGCAACCTGTCCCTGGAGAGCGCGAAAGAGATTTACCGCAAGGAATACTGGATCCCCTGCCAAGGCGACGCGATCAAGAGCCAGCTTCTGGCCGAACTCGTTTTCGATAGCGCGGTGAACATGGGAGTGAACCAGGCGATCAGGCTGACGCAGATCGCGGCCGGCATCGATGCGGACGGCGTCCTCGGCAATGGAACCATGCAGGCCATCAACGAGGCCGATCCCGCCACCTTCGCGGCGGCTTTCACCCTCGCGAAGATCGCCCGGTACCTGGCGCTGGTGAAGAAGAACCGTAAGCTAGAGAAGTACTTCTACGGATGGGTCCGCCGGACCCTGGAGGTGGGTTAA